The genome window GGCCCGGGAGATCGTCGCAAACCCCGCGCCTCGAATCGATGCCGGCGGGACTCTGTCTCCCGGACTTAACCGGGGACGAGGACCGCCGCGCCGTCCAGCTTTCCTTCGCGGAGCGCGGCGAGGGCCTCGTTCGCCTGCGAGAGCGGGAAGGTCGTGGTCGTCGACCGGATCGCCGCCCGGCCCGCGAGGTCCAGGAACTCGCGGCCGTCCTGACGGGTCAGGTTCGCCACCGAACGGATGCCCCGCTCCCCCCACAGCCAACGGTACGGGAAGGTGGGGATGTCGCTCATGTGGATCCCGCCGCACACCACAATGCCCCCTTTCCGCACGACCTGGAGCGCCTGCGGCACGAGCGGGCCGACCGGGGCGAAGATCAGGGCCGCGTCGAGCGGTTCTGGAGGGAGAGCATCGGAGCTGCCGGCCCACTTGGCGCCGAGCGAGCGGGCGAACCGCTGCGAGGACTCGTCGCCGCTGCGGGTGAAGGCGTAGACCTCCCGGCCTTCGAAGACGGCGGCCTGCGTGACGAGGTGGGCCGCGCCGCCGAAGCCGTAGATCCCGACCCGCCGCGGGTCGCCCGCCATCCGCAGCGTGCGGTAGCCGATGAGTCCCGCGCACATCAGCGGCGCGGCGGCGGCGGGGTCGAGCGTTTCGGGGAGCGGGAAGCAGTACCGCGCGTCGGCGACCATTTTCTCGGCGTAGCCGCCATCGAGCTGGTAGCCGGTGAAGCGGGCGAAGTCGCAGAGGTTTTCGCGACCCGCGCGGCAGTCGTCGCATTCGCCGCAGGTCCAGCCGAGCCAGGGGACGCCGACCCGCTGGCCGACCGCGAGTTCGCGGACCTCGGTGCCGAGGGCTTCGACGACGCCGACGACTTCATGCCCGGGGATGATCGGGAGTTTGGGATCGGGGAGTTCGCCGTCGACGACATGCAGGTCGGTCCGGCAGACGCCGCAGGCCAGGACGCGGATGAGGACTTGCCGGGGTTCGGGGGTGGGGGCGGGCCGTTCGGTCAGCCGAAGGGGTTGGCCGGTTGCTTCGAGGACCATTGCGCGCATGATCGACGCCTCCGGTTCCTGATGGGCGAAGAATGGTCGAGCGTCCGCACGCCATTGTGCCGAAAGTCGTCCCCGCCGGCACAGCGTTCATTGCTCAAGCCCGACGTGCGACGGCTGCCGGGGTCAAGGGGGCAACCCCTTGCCGCCGGAGGCGCTTCCTTCGCGGAATCGTGGGACACGACGGATGTCCCCTTTGTGGGATCAGCTA of Planctomyces sp. SH-PL14 contains these proteins:
- a CDS encoding zinc-dependent alcohol dehydrogenase family protein, with translation MRAMVLEATGQPLRLTERPAPTPEPRQVLIRVLACGVCRTDLHVVDGELPDPKLPIIPGHEVVGVVEALGTEVRELAVGQRVGVPWLGWTCGECDDCRAGRENLCDFARFTGYQLDGGYAEKMVADARYCFPLPETLDPAAAAPLMCAGLIGYRTLRMAGDPRRVGIYGFGGAAHLVTQAAVFEGREVYAFTRSGDESSQRFARSLGAKWAGSSDALPPEPLDAALIFAPVGPLVPQALQVVRKGGIVVCGGIHMSDIPTFPYRWLWGERGIRSVANLTRQDGREFLDLAGRAAIRSTTTTFPLSQANEALAALREGKLDGAAVLVPG